From one Asterias amurensis chromosome 14, ASM3211899v1 genomic stretch:
- the LOC139947117 gene encoding ubiquitin carboxyl-terminal hydrolase 16-like encodes MRVKEHPTSATMGKKRNKTKQNDYHNTSDEDILKGKTCSHIDKSVNLSGIKKGLKQAGGSSKLGQCVSCVNDKGATEKRLAASCEDSGDGPENTIWLCMVCGNQGCGRGSQHEHALKHYETPRSNFHALSLCINTMQVWCYKCDDAVFLDDSRKLHECVEWLRKEMGAPKLPAKKKSKDSDGDSIPMKGSMVGGSATTNSVKQEGSMKVKGLNNLGNTCFFNAVMQNITQTNVLRELLHEKWMSGKEVCVPDDTHLRVSLDSSTQTHFSFDGQKKSEDYIESPAPVTISLPPPGSLTSSLVGFLDEMNKGGKSSIVNPRGLFNQICQKASRFKGYQQQDSHELLRYLLDGMRAEEMKRMQEAILTHFDIKGSKVKSLDDATKKKIKMYGLHCKHTFVDSVFSGQLLSLVHCNECHEVSEVLEPFLDLSLPIVESKGKRNTAPPRPSEKQATLLEKSSEVTTPVTEASGLRDENKLSKHQIQKAREKAKREAKRKHRKSQNSQQETTNQAGAEETPNQSENEEEVFQDSNDADSETSLFDRPDRKGSVDFSRTVRTTGSTYSLSNKAQNQTGAETKKEKTTVNGGTNHDIKSERTKRQDDPPEIDTDEESNNLVGGIKKLTLENAPLKSQTNENKMESSVAATSSENINSNSSTAPDPPSSSDIIASSSKLSEEQIAKQNSQTEYLACNGLGSSTGDSTASAKDNDSVSKAKDQASKDDTEANKSSIACGFTAAKLAKQEDFSPPLSPTSPSRSRVMSTLAPRYQGKSLECSVESCLSQFTVPEWLTGSNKFGCENCSKKSEETNKEKKIVYTDASKQLLIHQPPSVLTLHLKRFQQVGYSLRKITRHINFPLVLNLAPFCSTSCKPYSDNNQQVMYALYGVVEHSGRLHFGHYTAFVKVRHSAEALRRYVLGIPNNLNSLNEQWNNSFKLANGEDCGVESAYCHDNHSASSSSSSRKVTPPEGKWYYISDSHVSEVTESKVLSSQAYILFYERIL; translated from the exons ATGCGTGTGAAGGAGCATCCCACATCAGCCACTATGGGGAAGAAACGcaataaaaccaaacaaaatgacTACCATAACACATCGGATGAAGATATTCTAAAGG GAAAGACCTGTTCACACATTGACAAATCTGTCAATTTATCCGGCATCAAGAAAGGATTGAAACAAGCTGGTGGCTCTTCCAAACTGGGTCAATGTGTG TCTTGTGTGAACGATAAAGGAGCGACTGAGAAACGTTTAGCAGCTAGTTGTGAAGATAGCGGAGATGGACCAGAGAATACCATCTGGCTTTGCATGGTTTGTGGTAATCAG GGATGTGGTCGAGGTTCTCAACATGAGCATGCCTTGAAGCACTATGAGACACCTCGTAGTAACTTCCATGCACTCTCATTATGTATCAATACTATGCAAGTGTGGTGCTATAAATGCGATGATGCGGTGTTCTTGGATGACAGCAGGAAGCTACATGAATGTGTGGAATGGTTGCGTAAAGAGATGGGAGCACCCAAACTTCCAG CTAAGAAGAAATCCAAGGATTCTGACGGTGACTCTATACCAATGAAAGGAAGTATGGTAGGAGGGAGTGCAACGACTAACAGCGTCAAACAAGAAGGCTCTATGAAAGTcaag gGTCTCAATAATTTAGGGAATACATGTTTCTTCAATGCAGTTATGCAA AATATTACTCAAACCAACGTCTTGCGAGAACTCCTACATGAGAAGTGGATGTCTGGGAAGGAGGTTTGTGTTCCGGATGATACTCATCTCCGCGTCTCACTGGACTCATCAACTCAGACTCATTTCTCATTCGATGGTCAGAAGAAATCTGAAGATTACATTGAGTCACCG GCCCCAGTCACCATTAGTCTTCCACCTCCTGGGTCATTGACCTCTTCTCTTGTCGGCTTCCTTGATGAGATGAACAAAGGAGGCAAGTCAAGCATTGTCAACCCTAGAGGTCTCTTCAATCAGATATGCCAAAA GGCGTCTCGTTTTAAAGGATACCAGCAACAAGATAGTCATGAATTGCTCCGTTATCTTCTAGATGGAATGAGAGCTGAAGAGATGAAG AGAATGCAAGAAGCCATCTTGACGCACTTTGACATCAAGGGGTCAAAGGTGAAGAGTCTAGATGATGCTACAAAGAAGAAGATTAAGATGTATGGTCTACATTGTAAACATACATTTGTAGATAGTGTGTTTAGTGGTCAGCTCTTGAGTCTGGTGCACTGCAATGAGTGCCATGAG GTATCTGAAGTACTAGAACCATTCCTTGATCTATCGCTACCTATCGTGGAATCAAAG GGAAAGAGAAATACAGCGCCCCCAAGACCTTCAGAGAAACAAGCCACATTATTAGAGAAGAGTTCAGAGGTCACGACCCCTGTTACCGAGGCATCAGGTTTAAGAGATGAAAACAAACTCAGTAAACATCAAATCCAGAAGGCAAGAGAGAAAGCTAAGAGAGAAGCAAAG AGAAAGCATCGTAAATCACAAAACAGCCAGCAGGAGACAACCAATCAGGCAGGAGCCGAAGAAACTCCCAACCAATCAGAGAATGAAGAAGAAGTGTTCCAGGATTCAAACGATGCGGACAGTGAAACATCGCTCTTTGATCGTCCAGATCGTAAAGGAAGTGTTGACTTTTCCAGGACGGTCCGAACCACTGGGTCTACTTACAGTCTTTCGAATAAAGCGCAAAATCAGACTGGAGCTGAGACTAAGAAGGAGAAAACAACTGTCAATGGTGGAACGAATCATGACATCAAATCGGAAAGAACTAAACGTCAAGATGATCCGCCTGAGATTGATACTGACGAAGAGTCAAATAATTTAGTTGGAGGGATTAAAAAATTAACACTTGAGAACGCTCCGTTGAAAAGTCagacaaatgaaaacaaaatggagtCATCTGTGGCGGCTACCTCATCAGAAAACATCAACAGCAATTCATCAACAGCTCCTGATCCACCAAGTAGCTCTGATATTATCGCTAGCTCATCAAAACTATCTGAAGAACAAATAGCCAAACAAAACAGTCAAACTGAGTACTTAGCCTGTAATGGCTTAGGGAGCAGTACAGGGGATAGCACAGCAAGTGCTAAAGATAACGATTCGGTCAGTAAAGCTAAGGACCAGGCTAGCAAAGATGATACTGAAGCTAATAAGTCTAGTATTGCTTGTGGATTTACAGCAGCTAAACTCGCTAAGCAGGAAGATTTCTCACCGCCGTTATCTCCCACCTCTCCAAGCCGGTCTAGAGTTATGTCAACTTTGGCTCCTCGCTACCAGGGGAAGTCACTGGAGTGTTCTGTGGAATCCTGTCTCAGCCAATTTACCGTCCCAGAATGGCTCACTGGATCCAATAAATTCGGATGTGAAAACTGCTCCAAGAAATCAG AAGAGACGAACAAGGAGAAGAAGATAGTCTACACTGACGCTAGCAAGCAGTTACTCATCCATCAACCTCCTTCAGTTCTGACCCTCCATCTTAAGAGATTCCAACAG GTTGGATATTCATTGCGGAAGATCACAAGACATATTAATTTCCCGTTGGTTCTCAACCTAGCTCCTTTCTGCAGCACCTCATGCAAA CCTTACAGTGACAATAATCAACAAGTGATGTACGCCCTCTATGGCGTAGTAGAGCACAGTGGACGATTACACTTTGGTCACTACACAGCATTTGTCAAGGTGCGACACTCCGCGGAAGCCTTAAGACGCTACGTACTCGGCATCCCTAACAATCTCAACTCCCTAAATGAACAATGGAACAATTCCTTTAAACTTGCCAATGGGGAAGACTGTGGTGTAGAATCGGCTTATTGTCATGACAACCACTCGGCATCCTCCTCTTCATCATCTCGTAAGGTAACGCCCCCTGAAGGTAAATGGTACTACATCAGCGACTCGCATGTCAGTGAAGTCACTGAGTCTAAAGTACTGAGCTCACAGGCTTACATTCTCTTCTATGAAAGAATCCTTTAG